The following proteins are encoded in a genomic region of Magnolia sinica isolate HGM2019 chromosome 1, MsV1, whole genome shotgun sequence:
- the LOC131247038 gene encoding uncharacterized protein LOC131247038 isoform X3, giving the protein MASAHLKLQHRLIIRKEHILLTRLWTTETSFESVGEERNSLSLFPNAPVPCWQAATPHGMGFGMQCQCLHFPKNQKLPTHLILALNQLQFMPKWL; this is encoded by the exons ATGGCTTCCGCCCATCTCAAG CTTCAACATCGGTTAATTATCAGAAAGGAGCACATCTTACTTACTAGATTGTGGACTACAGAAACAAGCTTT GAATCTGTGGGAGAAGAAAGGAATTCTTTATCATTATTTCCCAATGCACCAGTTCCATGTTGGCAAGCTGCCACACCTCATGGCATGGGATTTGGCATGCAATG tcaatgcctGCATTTCCCCAAAAATCAAAAACTACCAACCCATTTGATCTTGGCACTGAACCAACTCCAGTTCATGCCCAAAtg GTTGTGA
- the LOC131247038 gene encoding uncharacterized protein LOC131247038 isoform X2 — protein sequence MASAHLKLQHRLIIRKEHILLTRLWTTETSFESVGEERNSLSLFPNAPVPCWQAATPHGMGFGMQCQCLHFPKNQKLPTHLILALNQLQFMPKCIKAMRGS from the exons ATGGCTTCCGCCCATCTCAAG CTTCAACATCGGTTAATTATCAGAAAGGAGCACATCTTACTTACTAGATTGTGGACTACAGAAACAAGCTTT GAATCTGTGGGAGAAGAAAGGAATTCTTTATCATTATTTCCCAATGCACCAGTTCCATGTTGGCAAGCTGCCACACCTCATGGCATGGGATTTGGCATGCAATG tcaatgcctGCATTTCCCCAAAAATCAAAAACTACCAACCCATTTGATCTTGGCACTGAACCAACTCCAGTTCATGCCCAAAtg TATAAAAGCAATGCGTGGTTCGTGA
- the LOC131247038 gene encoding uncharacterized protein LOC131247038 isoform X1, whose protein sequence is MASAHLKLQHRLIIRKEHILLTRLWTTETSFESVGEERNSLSLFPNAPVPCWQAATPHGMGFGMQCQCLHFPKNQKLPTHLILALNQLQFMPKCYILILLL, encoded by the exons ATGGCTTCCGCCCATCTCAAG CTTCAACATCGGTTAATTATCAGAAAGGAGCACATCTTACTTACTAGATTGTGGACTACAGAAACAAGCTTT GAATCTGTGGGAGAAGAAAGGAATTCTTTATCATTATTTCCCAATGCACCAGTTCCATGTTGGCAAGCTGCCACACCTCATGGCATGGGATTTGGCATGCAATG tcaatgcctGCATTTCCCCAAAAATCAAAAACTACCAACCCATTTGATCTTGGCACTGAACCAACTCCAGTTCATGCCCAAAtg CTATATTTTAATCCTGCTACTGTGA